Part of the Amblyraja radiata isolate CabotCenter1 chromosome 27, sAmbRad1.1.pri, whole genome shotgun sequence genome is shown below.
taatacattgttacaggtgaggagggttttttgataggcagatggttggacaaaggccactaTGAACTGCAATGGTTTCACCAGCAATGGTTTCTCTTCCTGATCCTGCACTCTTCCCTCTGGAACCTCCATGATCAATCCCTGCTGCTATCGTTTTTGTACCTACATTCTTCCCCTTGCGATATCATTTGAAAGCACATAGATTCATATTTAGACTAACATTACCAcgggtcagacacaaaatgctggagtaacaccatgggtcaattgatgggccgaagggcctgtttccacgctgtatccctgagctaaactaaactaaacacaaaaagGACCAACACTGAAGCTACTCTCACTCAACGATTCCATCTAGAGTCCTATTGCCTTCATTAAATTCAGGGTGGTTGTGACATTCCCATTTTCACTATCCATCCCAGGCTGAGGTCAATACTAATGAACAAAATAATATTGTAGCCAAGATGGAAACCTGGCGAGTCCTATACATAGTTATAGGTATAAAAGGCAAACCACTCTGTCACCGATAGAGATGCTAGTTTATTGACAGCAGCATTATCATTATACAGTCTGATCCATAGCACAGTttagtcaagacaagtcaagatagtttattgtcatgtgtccctgataggacaatgaaattcttcctttgcttcagcacaacagaacatagtaggcattgactacacaaCAGATTAGCGTGTCCATATACcaatatatacgtaaatacacacatgaataaataaactgataaagtgcagatAACAGATTATGGGATATTAATtttcagttttgtccgagccaagtttaatagcctggtggctgtggggaagcagctattcctgaacctggtcgttgtagtcttcaggcGTGATAAGAGTAGCAAAAACAATTGCCAAAACCTTTAATACAAACTAGGAAAGCTCGGGGGGTGGAACTCAGACGTATTCCTTCAGTGGGTAGTCAGTTGTAACATTCTGAGTGAGCAGTGAAGGGTGATTGGAAGTGTAACCGGTGCGGGGGCCTTGCCTGCCATCATTGTCCGTTGGCAAAGAGCAGCACAGGAAGGCTCCTCCGATGCCGAGGAAACAGCTTGCTGACCAGCCCACGTACAACGCATCTCCCAGCTCCCACTTCAGGTTCTCCGGCAGCAGTGGGTTGTAAAAGTCCCTGATGATGTTGTGTGCGACCCAGGACACAGGGACCAGAACGCACAGCCCGGCCAGGATGAAAAAGGAGCCCCCAACCGTGACTATGTAACCCTTTGCTCTGCGGTCGTTCCCAGCGCCGTAGGTGCACTTCATTCCCACCGTGGCCACCATGATGGCGACAAGCCCGGAGGAAATGGCCAGGCACATGAAGGCTCTCGCCAACTGCACGTCGCCGGTCAGGTCAAGCACAGAGTCGTAGGAGTCGCACACCAACCTGCCCGACGTCTGCTGGTAGACACAGGTCATCCAAATGCCTTCCCACGTTATCTCTGTGTTCAGGATGGTGCTCCCGATGAACGGTGTGATCTTCCACTGAGGCATTCCCGTAACTGCACAGGCACAAATCCATCCAATTATACCAATGAGGAAGCCTAGAAACTCCACAGCAGTGCTGCCCATTGTCTTCCCAATTCCTCCTCTTGTCTCTCAGGATCAGTCTCTTTCcccgtctctctcactctctcttccgTCTCGTCTGCTGCTTTCATTCAAATTTTCCGTCTCTGTCACTCCATGGTTTTCCTTTGTCTCTCTTTCCGCGTCTTTTCTTATGGACGTGTCTCACTCTGCCTCTAAACACACGACTTCTTTTGCCTGTCGGACTATCTGCTTCTTTCGCCCTGCTTAGTGCCTCAGTCGGCCTTGCTTGTGTGCAGTCTATTATCTTctgtttcctttcttctccctcggACCTCTTTCTCTCGGTTCCAGTATTCTGTCCGATCCAACTACGTTTCACTGGACGCAGTCACCTAGGTCACATCTGCTCATTCCTGGTTAGAGCTAATGAGCAGATCAAAGGATAACAGGCAAAGCACctgaagagatttttttttaaaaaggcactGTGATGTGCCGTGTCAGGACCTCTGTGTGCAAAGGAAAGCTGAACGATGGCCAGCAGCTCGTAGAACTGTACCTGTCTCAGATATCAAAGGATGGATTTCCACTGAgatagtggagagagagagagaacaaagaAATAGGGAAATAATTACATTACCTAAGCAATGAAAAGTTCTTATAACTAGGCTGCTAAAGGACAGATGCTAATATGTCATGGTATAACCAGATGAAATCTTCCTGACAATCTATTTGGACCAAGTGCAGCGTGTTCATTATACAGCATCTTCATAGTCATTGAAATTGTAATAGAACCGTTCACATCAAATTTCTCTAATGTTAAAGAAATGGAAGTCGACAAATAGGCGGCAA
Proteins encoded:
- the LOC116988214 gene encoding claudin-3-like, whose product is MGSTAVEFLGFLIGIIGWICACAVTGMPQWKITPFIGSTILNTEITWEGIWMTCVYQQTSGRLVCDSYDSVLDLTGDVQLARAFMCLAISSGLVAIMVATVGMKCTYGAGNDRRAKGYIVTVGGSFFILAGLCVLVPVSWVAHNIIRDFYNPLLPENLKWELGDALYVGWSASCFLGIGGAFLCCSLPTDNDGRQGPRTGYTSNHPSLLTQNVTTDYPLKEYV